GCAGCCCGAGAGCCCGAGCCCGGCCGTCGTGGGCCATGCCCTGGACGTAGGAGGCCGGCTCGGTGACGCCCGCCGGGCCCTGCTCGTCGACGTAGGCGTGGACGAACACCCCGATGTCGGCCGGGGCGACGGCGGACCGGGCGATCGCGACCCGCGCCGCGTCGACGGCCATGTCGGCGGCGCAGCCGGAGCCGGCGACCGCGATCGACTCGTAACCGTGCGCTTCACGGATGGCCGGGTCGTACCGGCCGGCCGCCACCGGGGCCTCCACCGGCTCCCGGTCCCCCAGCGCCACTGCACAGGACCGGACGTACACATCGCCCCACTGCACGAAGCAACCTCCCGACGTAGTAACGCTGCTGAGCGTGAACGAGTCCGACCGTAACGATGTCCGCTCAGCTCCGGCAACGCTCATGCCCGCGGGCCGGCCGTGCGGCCGAAGACGGATCGACGCGCCTGGTCACAGCGGTGCCGGCCGGCTTGTCGCCCTCGTCCTTCGGGTGTTCACGCTCGTCCTGCGTACCTTCACTGAGCGGCGACGCCGGGGATACGATCCCGCGACGAAACCGGGCTGGACGGGACAGAATCGATCACACTCCGTCCCGTTGGCGTCCGAAGCACTGGGCCGGAGAGGAGCACCACCGTGACAGCCGCCGCGCTGCCGAACGTACCCACCGTGGACATCGCGGGGGTCGGGTTCGGGCCCGCCAACCTCGCCCTGGCGATCGCCCTCCAGGAGTCCGACGAACCGATCACCATGGCCTTCCACGAGCGGCAGGCGAGCTTCGGCTGGCACACCGGCATGCTGATCGAGGGCGCCACCATGCAGGTCTCCTTCCTCAAAGACCTCGCGACGATGCGCAACCCCGGCAGCCGCTACACGTTCCTCGCCTATCTGCACGCCCACGGCAGGATGCCGGCGTTCATCAACAGCAAGATGCTGTACCCGTACCGGATCGAGTTCCACGACTACCTCGGCTGGTCCGCGGCGCAGTTCGACACGCACGTCGCCTACGACTCCACGGTCGTGGGCGTCCGCCCTGTCCAGGGCACGGAGGGTCACGTCGACCTCCTCGAGATCACCACGCAGGGCGCGGACGGCAGCCGGCACGTCCAGCGGGCACGCAACGTCGTGCTCGGCACGGGGACGGCGCCCAACCTGCCGCCGGACGTCACCCCTTCGGCGCGGATCCGGCACAGCTCGCAGCTGCTCGCCGGCGACCTCGCCACACCGCGCCACGGGCGGTACCTGGTCGTGGGGGCCGGGCAGAGCGCCGCCGAGTGCGCCGACTACCTCCACCGCACCCACGGCGACGCGGCGGTGCACACCGTCCACTCGCGCTACGGCTACAGCGTCGCCGACGACAGCCCCTTCGCCAACGGCATCTTCGACCCGGCTGC
This window of the Streptomyces sp. NBC_01275 genome carries:
- a CDS encoding lysine N(6)-hydroxylase/L-ornithine N(5)-oxygenase family protein translates to MTAAALPNVPTVDIAGVGFGPANLALAIALQESDEPITMAFHERQASFGWHTGMLIEGATMQVSFLKDLATMRNPGSRYTFLAYLHAHGRMPAFINSKMLYPYRIEFHDYLGWSAAQFDTHVAYDSTVVGVRPVQGTEGHVDLLEITTQGADGSRHVQRARNVVLGTGTAPNLPPDVTPSARIRHSSQLLAGDLATPRHGRYLVVGAGQSAAECADYLHRTHGDAAVHTVHSRYGYSVADDSPFANGIFDPAAVDDFYQAPEQTKDALLAYHGNTNYAVVDLDLSQELYRRVYLEEVQGRPRLHVHRVSRVRSCTETADGVEVEVESLVTGEVTRLVVDGVVYATGYRPVDHLPLLGDLADECKKDESGGLYVDRDYRVRTSDALRCGIYLHGAGTEGSHGLSAGLLSNTAVRAGEIATSILRQT